The following coding sequences lie in one Pontibacter sp. G13 genomic window:
- a CDS encoding VOC family protein codes for MKIKVVSVPVLDQQKALDFYTDLLGFEKKVDIPVGGGNRWLTVVSKKDPNGPELLLEPAPNHFEPSKVYQEALMEAGIPCMQLYVDDIQAEYDRLSSSGVEFSVKPSEMGPVMVAIFHDTCGNLIQLIEEK; via the coding sequence ATGAAAATCAAAGTGGTAAGTGTCCCTGTTTTGGATCAACAGAAAGCCTTGGACTTCTACACAGATCTTTTGGGCTTCGAGAAAAAGGTGGATATCCCGGTTGGCGGAGGAAATCGCTGGCTCACGGTGGTTTCCAAAAAAGATCCCAATGGACCGGAACTGCTCCTAGAACCCGCTCCCAATCATTTCGAGCCTAGCAAAGTGTATCAGGAAGCACTGATGGAGGCAGGCATTCCTTGCATGCAGTTGTATGTGGACGACATTCAGGCGGAATATGATCGACTATCGAGTAGCGGGGTTGAATTTAGCGTGAAACCCTCCGAAATGGGCCCAGTGATGGTCGCCATCTTCCATGACACCTGTGGGAATTTGATTCAGCTGATCGAGGAGAAGTAG
- a CDS encoding mechanosensitive ion channel domain-containing protein, translating to MKGLKLFAVIGWVLMGNASLAQTVQAPVSSGDSSKTVSIPVEEIPAYSLRTESKLDEILESLLSETLILSEKAKSDSIVSRLDSLLAIEQKVDYNRLLSRELVNKRSFWSGYEKVLNEQLNTTEKYILDLSSKSKEVNDELRVWLQTEASIDTFFTDSLYRLTIHEVIRRADSFSKIILTRTNICFSMLKGQKHAYYQVDNLLLEIKEITRSRQQQVLAKTHPSLFDLNYDNPADWDLAAMFKSFTERNVQIMARFYREQAPKIFLFIAYILTLIGIFLYIHRRNRGTKLAQDNVYLRAVGTILQSPISVAIILGVFTSELFLPDRPPILIDLSILLLTVPIIDIVSHVSDKEGKIYLYTFGALILLRFLNYVFPPDSPLHRYNLLIMGVLELVILITLIRNLNIQHLTSGLFNQFVRLIIFTHIIASAIGLLTNITGHLRVAEITVDLAITNTLVGLLLIISTLVIIGLIQLAIDGKFLNKFHYVRKRREVLKQRTTFIMMLAFSLLWINYILQILRIQEPVYQFVLGIFGKKFTLGSISFSLGSVVAFFVVIWLSVQLSRLVNAILQDDVLTRVTLGKGVPRMISAIVQFSLISVGILLAVTAVGLPLDQLTIIVSAFSVGIGFGLQNIVNNFVSGIILLFERPVQIGDTVEVNNLVGSVKSMGIRSSNIQTFDGAEVVVPNANLISNELINWTLSDKRRRIEIMSGVAYGSDVHHVQKLLADILTQHPDVLQDPEPLVLFNDLGDSSLDFRLLFWTDQQSRWTIIKSEVIFKIYDTLNEANIEIPFPQRDLHIRSNDAMGEEQK from the coding sequence ATGAAAGGGTTAAAGCTATTCGCAGTGATCGGGTGGGTGCTGATGGGAAATGCTTCATTGGCACAAACCGTACAAGCACCTGTCAGCTCCGGTGATTCCTCCAAAACAGTCTCCATTCCGGTCGAGGAGATACCTGCATATTCGCTACGTACGGAGTCCAAGCTCGATGAGATTCTGGAAAGCCTCCTCTCCGAAACCCTCATACTTTCCGAAAAAGCCAAGAGCGACTCCATCGTCTCCCGGTTAGATTCCTTGCTTGCTATCGAGCAAAAGGTCGATTACAATCGGTTGCTCTCTCGTGAACTCGTCAATAAGCGGAGTTTTTGGAGCGGCTATGAAAAAGTCCTAAACGAACAACTGAACACGACGGAGAAATATATCTTGGACCTCTCCTCCAAGAGCAAGGAAGTCAATGATGAGTTGAGGGTCTGGCTGCAAACCGAGGCGAGCATCGATACTTTTTTCACGGACTCGCTGTATCGCCTGACGATTCATGAGGTGATTCGGCGGGCGGATAGCTTCAGCAAGATTATTCTGACGAGGACGAATATCTGCTTTAGCATGCTCAAAGGACAAAAGCATGCCTACTACCAGGTGGACAATCTCCTCCTCGAAATCAAGGAAATTACAAGATCTCGCCAACAGCAAGTACTTGCCAAGACCCACCCTTCGCTGTTTGACCTCAATTATGACAACCCGGCAGACTGGGACCTTGCCGCGATGTTCAAGAGCTTCACGGAGAGGAATGTGCAAATTATGGCTCGATTCTACCGAGAACAGGCACCCAAGATCTTCCTGTTTATTGCGTATATCCTCACCTTGATAGGGATTTTTCTATACATCCATCGAAGGAATCGTGGTACCAAGCTGGCCCAAGACAATGTCTATCTACGCGCTGTCGGAACGATCCTGCAAAGTCCAATCAGCGTAGCGATCATTCTGGGCGTTTTTACCTCGGAGTTGTTCCTCCCGGATCGCCCGCCTATCCTAATTGATCTGAGCATTCTCCTGCTGACGGTTCCCATCATTGACATCGTTTCACATGTGTCAGACAAGGAGGGCAAGATTTACCTCTACACCTTTGGAGCCTTGATTTTGCTTCGATTTCTCAATTACGTCTTTCCCCCAGATTCTCCGCTTCATCGCTATAATCTGCTGATTATGGGAGTTTTGGAGCTAGTCATTTTAATCACACTGATCCGCAATTTGAATATTCAGCATCTCACGAGTGGCCTCTTCAACCAATTTGTCCGACTGATTATTTTTACTCATATCATCGCATCGGCTATCGGCTTGCTGACCAATATCACCGGACATCTTCGAGTAGCTGAAATCACCGTTGATTTGGCGATCACCAATACGCTTGTGGGGCTGTTGCTGATCATTTCTACCCTGGTGATCATTGGGTTGATACAGCTTGCGATTGATGGGAAGTTCCTCAACAAATTCCACTATGTCCGCAAACGCCGTGAGGTGCTGAAACAGCGGACGACCTTCATCATGATGTTGGCTTTTTCACTGCTTTGGATCAATTACATTCTGCAAATTCTCAGGATTCAAGAGCCTGTGTATCAATTTGTCTTGGGTATTTTTGGGAAGAAATTTACCCTAGGCTCGATCTCCTTCAGCTTGGGGAGCGTAGTGGCATTTTTCGTAGTGATTTGGCTGTCTGTCCAGCTTTCTCGATTGGTGAATGCCATCCTGCAGGACGATGTTCTCACGAGAGTCACCTTGGGCAAAGGCGTGCCTCGGATGATCTCCGCGATTGTGCAGTTTTCCTTGATCAGTGTGGGGATTTTGCTGGCGGTGACTGCGGTCGGATTGCCACTGGATCAATTGACCATCATCGTCAGTGCCTTTTCGGTCGGAATTGGATTCGGGCTACAGAATATCGTCAACAATTTTGTCTCAGGCATCATCTTGTTGTTCGAGCGACCAGTACAGATTGGGGATACCGTGGAGGTGAATAACTTGGTCGGAAGCGTCAAATCAATGGGGATCCGATCCAGCAACATTCAGACATTCGATGGGGCGGAAGTGGTCGTGCCCAATGCCAATCTGATCTCCAATGAATTGATCAACTGGACGCTTTCGGACAAAAGACGACGGATCGAGATCATGTCTGGTGTGGCGTATGGCTCGGATGTGCATCATGTTCAGAAACTATTGGCGGATATTTTGACGCAGCACCCAGATGTCCTCCAAGATCCCGAACCGCTCGTGCTCTTCAATGATCTCGGAGATAGTTCGCTGGATTTCAGGCTGTTGTTTTGGACGGATCAGCAAAGTCGTTGGACCATCATCAAAAGCGAGGTGATCTTCAAGATCTACGATACACTGAATGAAGCCAATATCGAAATACCCTTTCCGCAGCGGGATTTGCACATTCGTTCCAATGATGCAATGGGGGAGGAGCAGAAGTAA